Proteins from a genomic interval of ANME-2 cluster archaeon:
- a CDS encoding proline--tRNA ligase gives MTDLSISSDNTKPAEESKSLPSKSDFSEWYNELLRIAEIMDVRYPVKGLYVWNPFGFSIRSRVYFIMRELLDNTGHLEAMFPLLIPEHEFMKEAEHIKGFEDEVYWVTHGGTDPLDVKLALRPTSETAIYPMYKLWVRSHADLPLLIYQIVNTFRYETKHTRPLIRLREITSFKEAHTVHATWDDAAAQVREATRIYQEFYHRLAVPTVVSKRPDWDKFPGADYTMAVDVLMPDGKTLQVGTAHHLGDNFANTFDIRYEDTNGEQVLAHQTCYGVSERSIAALISIHGDNKGLVLPPEVAPVQVVIIPIVFGEDKTVITAVNKVSDTLKQSGLRVVVDDSDARPGAKYYKWEMKGVPVRIEIGPRDLKNNSAVVALRNGGKNSVPIDSILPGIIKAFTGIHDSLLETADRELNDHIRLCTDLDEVRDYIRTGIARIAWCGERDCGLEMEEIVGAGILGEPEDPALGKGEGSCPICGKPTDIVVLMARTY, from the coding sequence ATGACCGACCTCTCCATTTCATCCGATAATACAAAGCCTGCCGAAGAATCAAAATCCCTTCCTTCCAAGTCAGATTTTAGCGAATGGTATAATGAACTGCTCCGGATAGCTGAGATCATGGACGTGCGCTACCCTGTCAAGGGGCTGTATGTGTGGAACCCTTTTGGTTTTTCCATTCGCTCCAGGGTATATTTCATTATGCGTGAACTCCTTGACAATACCGGGCACCTGGAAGCTATGTTCCCCCTGCTCATTCCTGAACATGAGTTCATGAAAGAGGCCGAGCATATCAAAGGCTTTGAGGATGAGGTCTACTGGGTCACACACGGCGGCACTGACCCGCTGGATGTGAAACTGGCACTGCGTCCCACAAGTGAGACTGCTATTTATCCAATGTATAAACTCTGGGTGCGCTCTCATGCTGATCTACCGCTGCTTATCTACCAGATAGTCAATACCTTTCGCTACGAGACAAAACATACGCGCCCCCTTATCCGCCTGCGTGAGATCACATCCTTCAAGGAGGCACATACTGTACATGCCACATGGGACGATGCAGCCGCCCAGGTCAGGGAAGCTACCCGAATATACCAGGAGTTCTACCATCGGCTCGCTGTACCCACTGTGGTGAGCAAGCGGCCTGACTGGGATAAGTTCCCTGGTGCAGACTACACCATGGCAGTGGATGTACTGATGCCTGATGGTAAGACCCTGCAGGTGGGTACGGCCCATCACCTGGGTGATAATTTTGCCAATACCTTTGATATCAGGTACGAGGATACTAATGGCGAGCAGGTACTGGCACACCAGACCTGTTATGGTGTCAGTGAGCGCAGTATCGCAGCCCTGATATCCATTCACGGTGACAATAAGGGACTGGTGTTACCTCCAGAGGTTGCACCTGTGCAAGTTGTAATAATCCCAATCGTATTCGGTGAAGATAAGACTGTCATAACTGCAGTAAACAAAGTGTCAGATACGTTAAAGCAATCCGGACTGCGGGTCGTGGTTGACGATAGTGATGCAAGGCCGGGTGCCAAGTACTATAAGTGGGAAATGAAGGGGGTTCCTGTGCGTATCGAAATAGGACCAAGGGACTTAAAGAACAATTCCGCAGTTGTTGCATTGCGAAATGGTGGTAAGAACAGCGTTCCAATAGACAGTATCCTGCCAGGGATTATTAAAGCTTTTACTGGTATTCACGATAGCCTGTTGGAAACTGCTGACAGGGAATTGAATGATCATATAAGGTTGTGCACTGACCTGGATGAGGTGAGGGATTATATCCGGACAGGCATAGCACGTATTGCATGGTGCGGCGAGCGGGACTGCGGACTTGAGATGGAAGAGATCGTTGGTGCCGGCATACTGGGTGAGCCAGAGGACCCTGCACTGGGTAAGGGTGAAGGTTCGTGCCCCATTTGCGGTAAGCCTACCGATATTGTGGTGCTGATGGCGCGGACGTAC
- a CDS encoding VTT domain-containing protein, with translation MAGLPALGFPLFPTVVIVSAGATFGSLTTYFLGRGSEAIAGRFNKNGIGERIHGWFNLHEWIGITVVFLGALTPFPFEVVTFVAGFSRFPVRLYTVGCFIGKLLKFIILMLFGNALLSYFI, from the coding sequence GTGGCAGGTCTACCTGCCCTGGGTTTTCCATTATTCCCCACAGTAGTTATAGTATCGGCAGGTGCCACCTTCGGAAGCCTGACCACATATTTCCTTGGGAGAGGGAGTGAGGCCATTGCCGGGCGGTTCAATAAAAATGGGATTGGGGAGCGAATTCACGGCTGGTTCAATTTGCATGAATGGATAGGCATTACAGTAGTATTCCTTGGTGCACTTACCCCATTTCCTTTTGAGGTGGTCACGTTCGTGGCAGGATTCTCCCGGTTCCCTGTGCGGCTATATACAGTTGGTTGTTTTATTGGTAAATTGTTGAAATTCATCATCCTGATGCTGTTCGG